In the genome of Desulfuromonas sp., one region contains:
- the ccoO gene encoding cytochrome-c oxidase, cbb3-type subunit II, with product MWEKKPVIFLILATVTILIGTIVTMVLPFAWVNTEHDRIETVTPYSALEQEGRDIYIREGCNNCHSQTVRPLVAEVIRYGEYSKSGEFVHDRPFLWGSKRTGPDLARLGGKYPDAWHYKHMESPRSMVPKTNMPDYGWLSENMVDPDMIRRKMNALDFPYSEEEIKSLTGKTEMDAIVAYMQKLGTGIPWRKTAQVEIIGELTNPYAGADHKTMEAWEDLYLTNCAACHGRHHEGDIGPELVGAAYEDAELFSLIYNGIPEGGMPSFASLGTDKVWKLTNFVKYYIYEEDHY from the coding sequence ATGTGGGAAAAGAAACCGGTAATATTTCTGATTCTGGCCACTGTCACAATCCTTATCGGCACGATCGTCACCATGGTCCTGCCCTTCGCCTGGGTCAACACCGAGCATGACCGGATTGAAACGGTCACTCCGTACAGCGCCCTCGAACAGGAAGGTCGCGATATCTATATCCGCGAAGGCTGCAACAACTGTCATTCGCAAACAGTACGACCGCTGGTTGCCGAGGTTATCCGTTACGGCGAATATTCAAAATCGGGTGAATTTGTCCACGACCGCCCCTTCCTCTGGGGCTCAAAACGGACCGGACCCGATCTGGCCCGTCTCGGCGGCAAATACCCGGATGCTTGGCATTACAAACACATGGAATCGCCCCGGTCAATGGTCCCGAAAACCAATATGCCGGATTACGGCTGGCTCAGCGAAAACATGGTCGATCCTGATATGATCCGGCGGAAGATGAATGCCCTCGACTTCCCGTATAGCGAGGAAGAGATAAAATCCCTGACAGGCAAAACCGAGATGGATGCGATTGTTGCCTACATGCAGAAACTCGGCACCGGCATTCCCTGGAGAAAAACCGCCCAGGTCGAAATCATCGGAGAACTGACCAACCCCTATGCCGGAGCAGACCACAAAACCATGGAAGCCTGGGAAGATCTCTACCTGACCAATTGTGCCGCCTGCCATGGGCGACATCACGAAGGGGATATCGGACCGGAACTGGTCGGTGCTGCGTACGAGGATGCGGAGCTCTTCAGCTTGATCTACAACGGCATCCCGGAAGGCGGCATGCCCTCCTTTGCCAGCCTGGGGACCGACAAGGTCTGGAAATTGACCAACTTCGTGAAATATTACATCTACGAAGAGGATCATTACTGA
- a CDS encoding CcoQ/FixQ family Cbb3-type cytochrome c oxidase assembly chaperone, with protein MDLGSLLYLGITFGMLVVFAAIVFRTYRSKNRRKYEDPKHRMLDDE; from the coding sequence ATGGACCTCGGCTCTCTTCTCTATCTGGGAATTACCTTCGGAATGCTGGTGGTTTTCGCTGCGATTGTCTTTCGCACCTATCGGTCGAAAAATCGCAGGAAGTACGAAGATCCCAAGCACCGAATGCTCGACGACGAATAA
- a CDS encoding FeS-binding protein, translated as MPQSQMSAQSLSCIGPRRRSFQWILSLLVVLLPWFKIDGKSLLRIDIPELSFYFFGAVLRIEELYLLLIVCLVLVLGFLLITLAFGRVWCGWACPQTTLNDISEWLARKLGLNISKNRLQGPAWRRAIIHIIYVVLAFAIAANLLWYFIEPRQFFSALVSGSLHSAAWATLMIIFITIYIDLAFIRRLMCSEFCPYGRIQTALVDPGTLTLHIPESENERCIECGSCVRACPMEIDIRNGFQVECINCGRCLDACRQVMKRRKEPGLICYSFGTENRGVKALLNPRMLLVTISTLCLLVILGIAMANRADATLKLSHSHQVAPRRLANGTTATFFNAWINNREQQVNRYRLRPGNWSESSSLSVRGQTENIKVEAGGNRRIDFVLVSPHINDSQEVVFYLEDSQGNIVASASALIKADINESNK; from the coding sequence ATGCCACAATCACAAATGTCGGCTCAAAGTCTTTCCTGCATCGGCCCCCGACGCAGGTCTTTTCAATGGATCCTGAGCCTCTTGGTTGTCCTTCTCCCATGGTTTAAGATCGACGGAAAGTCACTTCTGCGGATTGACATACCTGAGTTGAGTTTCTATTTTTTCGGCGCAGTCCTGCGCATCGAAGAACTCTATTTGCTGCTCATCGTCTGCCTTGTCCTGGTGCTCGGGTTCCTGTTGATCACCCTCGCCTTCGGCCGGGTCTGGTGCGGCTGGGCCTGTCCGCAGACGACATTGAACGATATTTCTGAATGGCTGGCCCGCAAACTGGGTCTGAATATCAGCAAAAACCGGTTGCAGGGCCCGGCCTGGCGTCGGGCAATAATTCATATCATCTATGTCGTTCTGGCGTTTGCAATTGCCGCCAATCTGCTCTGGTACTTTATTGAACCGCGCCAGTTTTTTTCTGCTCTGGTCAGCGGCAGCCTGCATAGTGCCGCCTGGGCGACCCTGATGATTATCTTTATCACGATCTATATCGACCTTGCATTCATCAGGCGATTGATGTGCAGTGAGTTCTGCCCCTATGGCCGTATCCAGACCGCGCTGGTCGACCCCGGGACATTGACCCTGCATATCCCGGAATCAGAAAATGAACGGTGTATCGAGTGCGGTTCATGTGTGCGGGCCTGTCCGATGGAAATCGATATCCGCAACGGGTTCCAGGTGGAATGTATCAACTGCGGCCGTTGCCTTGATGCTTGCCGACAGGTCATGAAGCGACGTAAGGAACCTGGTCTGATCTGTTACAGCTTCGGAACTGAAAACAGAGGAGTGAAAGCCCTGCTCAATCCGCGCATGCTGCTGGTCACCATCTCGACCCTTTGCCTGCTGGTCATCCTGGGAATCGCCATGGCGAATCGGGCCGATGCGACCCTGAAGTTATCTCACTCGCACCAGGTAGCGCCCCGACGCCTCGCCAATGGCACAACAGCGACATTCTTCAATGCCTGGATCAACAACCGTGAACAACAGGTGAATCGGTACCGGCTCCGGCCCGGTAACTGGTCTGAATCTTCAAGTTTAAGCGTAAGGGGGCAGACCGAAAACATCAAGGTCGAGGCCGGCGGTAATCGTCGCATCGACTTTGTTCTGGTCAGTCCTCATATCAATGACAGCCAGGAAGTTGTATTTTATCTCGAAGACAGTCAGGGCAATATTGTTGCCAGTGCATCCGCCCTGATCAAGGCAGATATCAATGAATCAAACAAGTAA
- a CDS encoding copper-translocating P-type ATPase: protein MNIPAAKCHHCGLPIPAAVNIRGNYQDREVRFCCQGCYGAFLIIAGSGLDKFYQQRDWPEQGVPEGVYTSEFSDNSLSPYVIPLNENFSEISFLVDGIRCATCVWLLEKVVQDEMGIEQIRVNYGSHRARVIFNHKLTNPEKIFSGISRLGYLPRPFTRNAMQESAMREQKSLLIRFGTAAFLSMQLMGYSLALYAGYFQGIDPGIRQLIQYFAAAVTIPVVFYSGWPFLSGALRSLLNRAPSMDLLIALGVLTAFSYSLYSMVAGGEVYFDTAAMIITLILMGRLLENSARNRSLSGIDKLLQLAPDTARLLKDGNVLTVQSNDLKPGDIISILPGERVPVDSEIIEGSSEFNEAVISGEALPVFHSKNENIASGSLNLTSTVNLKVVRIAAESFVSRMSRMVEEAQNRKAPVQSLADRIATFFVPFVISISAGTWAYWHFIRGDSENAILNAVAVLIVACPCALGLATPTAVLVATGRAAMSGILFRGGDILEATSRVDTIAFDKTGTLTSGVPAVTGLFPADGITPTQLLRAASIIAAGSSHPLSRAIVTYAAQNKISTAPARNVRTIPGRGLVAQLDNHEYRLGNLLFLKESQIKVNQTDDNETTEVHLAVNGVFMGSFRFFDPLRNEAATVVSSLRDNNLRTVLLTGDHKEPARIVAEQLKIDTVLSDLRPEEKASWIKEQQATGHTLIMFGDGINDAPALAQADIGCAMAGGTDIALETSDIVLTRADLGRLNSAIKIARQSLRTIRQNLFWAFSYNLVAIPLAASGLLAPVWAAAAMATSSIIVIGNSLRLDRQLKKRVANSSLRY from the coding sequence ATGAACATTCCTGCAGCAAAATGCCACCATTGTGGCCTTCCGATCCCTGCCGCAGTCAATATCCGTGGTAATTATCAGGATCGAGAGGTCCGTTTCTGCTGTCAGGGCTGTTACGGTGCATTTCTGATTATAGCCGGTTCGGGCCTCGACAAATTTTACCAACAGCGCGACTGGCCGGAGCAAGGCGTGCCCGAAGGGGTTTATACGAGCGAATTCAGCGATAACTCACTTTCCCCCTATGTCATTCCGCTGAATGAAAATTTTTCCGAGATTTCCTTTCTGGTTGACGGAATCCGTTGCGCAACCTGCGTCTGGTTGCTTGAAAAGGTCGTTCAGGATGAGATGGGCATAGAGCAGATTCGGGTCAACTATGGTTCGCACCGGGCCCGGGTTATCTTCAATCACAAGCTGACCAATCCGGAAAAAATCTTTTCCGGAATCAGCCGTCTCGGCTACCTGCCGCGTCCTTTCACCCGCAATGCTATGCAGGAATCGGCTATGCGGGAACAGAAGTCTCTGCTGATCCGCTTCGGAACTGCCGCCTTCCTGTCGATGCAGCTTATGGGTTACTCGCTGGCGCTCTATGCCGGTTATTTCCAGGGAATCGATCCCGGGATAAGGCAACTGATCCAGTATTTTGCTGCAGCGGTGACCATCCCGGTCGTATTCTATTCCGGCTGGCCATTCCTCTCCGGCGCCCTGCGCAGCCTGCTGAACCGCGCCCCCAGCATGGACCTGTTGATCGCCCTTGGTGTTTTAACGGCATTTAGCTACAGTCTCTACTCAATGGTTGCCGGTGGAGAAGTTTATTTTGACACAGCTGCCATGATTATCACCCTGATCCTGATGGGGCGCCTGCTTGAGAATTCTGCCCGTAATCGATCACTTTCGGGTATTGATAAACTGCTCCAGCTTGCGCCTGATACCGCCCGGCTACTGAAGGACGGAAACGTCCTTACGGTACAGAGTAACGACCTCAAACCAGGTGATATAATTTCGATTCTTCCGGGTGAAAGAGTTCCTGTCGATTCCGAAATCATTGAAGGATCGAGTGAATTTAACGAAGCCGTTATTAGCGGCGAAGCCCTTCCTGTTTTTCACTCGAAAAATGAGAATATCGCATCGGGCAGTCTGAATCTGACCTCGACGGTCAATCTGAAGGTTGTCCGGATTGCAGCAGAATCCTTTGTTTCGCGGATGAGCCGGATGGTTGAAGAAGCCCAGAACCGGAAAGCACCGGTCCAATCGCTGGCCGATCGTATCGCTACGTTTTTTGTTCCTTTTGTCATCTCTATTTCGGCCGGCACCTGGGCCTACTGGCACTTCATCCGGGGAGATTCGGAAAACGCAATCCTAAATGCCGTGGCAGTTCTTATCGTAGCCTGTCCCTGTGCTCTCGGGCTGGCGACTCCGACCGCTGTGCTGGTTGCAACAGGGCGGGCCGCAATGTCCGGCATACTATTCAGGGGCGGCGACATTCTTGAAGCGACAAGCCGGGTCGACACCATTGCATTTGACAAAACCGGCACTTTAACCAGCGGGGTCCCGGCCGTAACCGGTCTGTTTCCGGCAGACGGAATCACACCGACGCAGCTGTTGCGGGCGGCATCGATCATAGCAGCCGGTTCCAGCCATCCACTTTCCCGGGCGATAGTTACCTACGCCGCACAAAACAAGATCTCGACCGCTCCAGCCAGAAATGTCCGGACAATTCCTGGACGCGGCCTTGTTGCACAACTCGACAACCACGAATACAGGCTTGGCAATCTGCTCTTCCTGAAAGAGAGTCAGATAAAAGTCAACCAGACTGACGATAATGAAACAACCGAAGTCCATCTTGCAGTTAACGGCGTATTCATGGGAAGTTTCCGTTTTTTTGATCCGCTTCGAAATGAAGCGGCAACGGTGGTCTCTTCTCTTCGCGACAACAATCTCAGGACCGTTCTATTGACCGGAGACCACAAAGAACCGGCCCGGATAGTCGCCGAACAACTTAAAATTGACACTGTTTTGAGTGATCTGCGCCCGGAAGAAAAGGCGTCCTGGATCAAGGAACAACAGGCGACCGGGCATACCCTTATCATGTTTGGAGATGGGATCAATGATGCACCGGCACTCGCCCAGGCCGATATCGGATGTGCCATGGCCGGAGGGACTGACATTGCGCTTGAAACTTCAGATATAGTTCTGACCCGTGCCGATCTTGGCCGCCTCAACAGTGCCATAAAAATTGCCCGCCAGTCATTGCGAACAATTCGCCAGAATCTTTTCTGGGCCTTTTCCTACAATCTCGTGGCAATACCTCTGGCGGCATCGGGACTTTTGGCGCCGGTCTGGGCAGCAGCAGCAATGGCAACCAGTTCAATTATCGTTATTGGTAACTCCCTTCGCCTCGACCGTCAATTGAAAAAAAGAGTTGCCAACTCTTCATTACGTTATTAA
- the ccoS gene encoding cbb3-type cytochrome oxidase assembly protein CcoS → MTQSIVILILLSLFVGTGVWLFFVWAVKKGEYDDVEGPKYRMLDDDESTKPSKEKES, encoded by the coding sequence ATGACTCAATCAATCGTCATTCTGATTCTGTTGTCGCTTTTTGTCGGAACCGGTGTTTGGCTTTTCTTCGTCTGGGCCGTCAAAAAAGGAGAATATGATGATGTCGAAGGGCCCAAGTATCGGATGCTCGACGATGATGAATCGACAAAACCCTCTAAGGAGAAAGAATCATAA
- a CDS encoding sulfite exporter TauE/SafE family protein, whose translation MSDPLYSMAFTTGLLGSGHCIGMCGGIIAALSLSPEGLRGGYLFHILYNLGRIITYSLIGYVVGLLGSAIAYTDKFMVATKSLLISSDIFIIILGLGTAGAFRNLDFMKLEFPAPAAKITNLVSFMKKLPPGLSALPLGLIMGFLPCGLLYAVAITAAQSANPKSGAIMMLMFGIGTIPALFLFGSAAHLLGTKVRTWMLRLAGVMVALMGCYNLYRHLHLMGIV comes from the coding sequence ATGAGCGACCCGCTTTACAGTATGGCATTTACCACCGGGCTTCTTGGTTCGGGCCACTGTATTGGTATGTGCGGAGGAATTATTGCAGCCCTTTCTCTCTCTCCGGAAGGCCTTCGCGGCGGATATCTTTTCCATATCCTCTACAACCTGGGCAGAATCATCACCTACAGTCTGATCGGCTATGTCGTCGGATTGCTTGGCTCGGCGATTGCGTACACTGACAAGTTTATGGTTGCAACCAAATCCCTGCTTATCTCATCCGATATTTTCATTATTATTCTCGGACTCGGTACTGCAGGTGCGTTCAGAAATCTTGACTTCATGAAGCTTGAGTTTCCCGCCCCGGCCGCAAAAATCACCAATCTCGTATCTTTTATGAAAAAACTGCCGCCCGGCCTTTCCGCCCTGCCTCTCGGCCTGATCATGGGCTTTCTTCCCTGTGGCCTCCTTTATGCAGTGGCAATCACCGCTGCCCAGAGTGCGAACCCGAAAAGCGGGGCAATCATGATGCTGATGTTCGGCATCGGGACGATCCCGGCGCTATTTCTGTTTGGTTCTGCGGCACATCTTCTCGGAACGAAGGTGCGAACATGGATGCTGCGTCTTGCCGGTGTTATGGTTGCGCTTATGGGCTGTTACAACCTCTATCGACATCTTCACCTGATGGGGATTGTTTAA